A genomic window from Cucumis melo cultivar AY chromosome 8, USDA_Cmelo_AY_1.0, whole genome shotgun sequence includes:
- the LOC103486108 gene encoding protein DELAY OF GERMINATION 1-like isoform X1, translated as MDQESFGEFFKKWMKEQNQYLTELISTVKGGGNKDNDGDIVAEALMKRVMEHYEHYYRVKSHWVEKDALAGILSPSWISSFEDAFLWLGGWRPTMAFHLLYSKSGLQLEGRLLDLIHGLSTGDLADLSSHQVVKIDTLQRGVVKQEKEITEKMAKYQETIADPSMVELSHMATKFKMETSGGGEQNNRDLSMVEEELKLALAGKEDGLKEVVKMADELRLGTLKQIIGILTSTQRVHFLIAAAELHLRIHEWGLKRDSDQR; from the exons ATGGATCAAGAAAGCTTCGGAGAATTCTTCAAGAAATGGATGAAGGAGCAAAACCAATATCTAACGGAGCTCATTTCCACCGTGAAAGGTGGCGGCAATAAGGACAACGACGGTGACATCGTGGCCGAGGCATTGATGAAGCGAGTAATGGAACACTATGAGCATTACTACAGGGTGAAATCACATTGGGTGGAGAAAGATGCATTGG CAGGTATACTAAGCCCGTCATGGATCTCATCATTTGAAGACGCATTCCTGTGGCTCGGAGGATGGAGACCAACTATGGCATTTCACTTACTCTACTCCAAGTCCGGCCTCCAGCTTGAGGGTCGTCTTTTAGACTTAATCCATGGGCTCTCGACGGGGGACCTCGCGGACCTTTCCTCACACCAAGTCGTCAAAATCGACACGTTACAAAGGGGCGTTGTAAAGCAAGAGAAAGAAATAACAGAGAAAATGGCTAAGTATCAAGAAACAATTGCAGATCCATCAATGGTGGAGCTTTCTCATATGGCAACAAAGTTCAAAATGGAGACATCAGGAGGAGGAGAACAGAATAATCGTGATTTAAGTATGGTGGAGGAAGAATTAAAATTGGCTCTGGCAGGAAAAGAAGATGGTTTGAAAGAAGTTGTGAAGATGGCCGACGAATTACGTCTTGGAACTTTGAAGCAAATTATTGGGATTTTGACATCAACGCAGAGAGTTCATTTCTTGATAGCTGCTGCTGAATTGCATTTGAGGATTCATGAGTGGGGATTGAAAAGAGATTCGGATCAAcgttag
- the LOC103486108 gene encoding protein DELAY OF GERMINATION 1-like isoform X2, which translates to MDQESFGEFFKKWMKEQNQYLTELISTVKGGGNKDNDGDIVAEALMKRVMEHYEHYYRVKSHWVEKDALGILSPSWISSFEDAFLWLGGWRPTMAFHLLYSKSGLQLEGRLLDLIHGLSTGDLADLSSHQVVKIDTLQRGVVKQEKEITEKMAKYQETIADPSMVELSHMATKFKMETSGGGEQNNRDLSMVEEELKLALAGKEDGLKEVVKMADELRLGTLKQIIGILTSTQRVHFLIAAAELHLRIHEWGLKRDSDQR; encoded by the exons ATGGATCAAGAAAGCTTCGGAGAATTCTTCAAGAAATGGATGAAGGAGCAAAACCAATATCTAACGGAGCTCATTTCCACCGTGAAAGGTGGCGGCAATAAGGACAACGACGGTGACATCGTGGCCGAGGCATTGATGAAGCGAGTAATGGAACACTATGAGCATTACTACAGGGTGAAATCACATTGGGTGGAGAAAGATGCATTGG GTATACTAAGCCCGTCATGGATCTCATCATTTGAAGACGCATTCCTGTGGCTCGGAGGATGGAGACCAACTATGGCATTTCACTTACTCTACTCCAAGTCCGGCCTCCAGCTTGAGGGTCGTCTTTTAGACTTAATCCATGGGCTCTCGACGGGGGACCTCGCGGACCTTTCCTCACACCAAGTCGTCAAAATCGACACGTTACAAAGGGGCGTTGTAAAGCAAGAGAAAGAAATAACAGAGAAAATGGCTAAGTATCAAGAAACAATTGCAGATCCATCAATGGTGGAGCTTTCTCATATGGCAACAAAGTTCAAAATGGAGACATCAGGAGGAGGAGAACAGAATAATCGTGATTTAAGTATGGTGGAGGAAGAATTAAAATTGGCTCTGGCAGGAAAAGAAGATGGTTTGAAAGAAGTTGTGAAGATGGCCGACGAATTACGTCTTGGAACTTTGAAGCAAATTATTGGGATTTTGACATCAACGCAGAGAGTTCATTTCTTGATAGCTGCTGCTGAATTGCATTTGAGGATTCATGAGTGGGGATTGAAAAGAGATTCGGATCAAcgttag